In the genome of Raphanus sativus cultivar WK10039 chromosome 4, ASM80110v3, whole genome shotgun sequence, one region contains:
- the LOC108828894 gene encoding S-protein homolog 5-like: protein MASRNNNFIFMLIPILIFHATILFASAGLLPFSSKHVIIFNRLITRATLVVHCRNKGDDKGVISLGPGDSFDFRFRVNLRKTTVYTCSFVWTNNTATFDIFRADRDDNPRSKVGVCSECIWSIYELVPCRDRRDGGQPYCFPWTS, encoded by the coding sequence ATGGCTTCAAGGAACAACAATTTCATTTTTATGCTAATCCCAATTCTAATCTTCCATGCAACAATTTTGTTTGCATCTGCAGGATTGTTGCCATTCTCTTCTAAACATGTTATAATTTTCAACAGACTTATAACACGTGCAACACTAGTTGTGCACTGTAGGAACAAAGGTGATGATAAGGGAGTAATTTCACTTGGACCTGGAGATAGCTTTGATTTTAGATTTCGTGTTAACCTTCGCAAAACAACGGTATACACTTGTAGTTTTGTTTGGACTAATAATACAGCCACATTTGATATCTTTAGAGCTGATCGAGACGATAATCCGAGAAGCAAAGTTGGAGTTTGCAGCGAATGTATTTGGAGCATTTACGAACTAGTACCGTGTAGAGATAGACGTGATGGAGGTCAACCTTACTGTTTTCCATGGActtcttaa